In the genome of Magnolia sinica isolate HGM2019 chromosome 2, MsV1, whole genome shotgun sequence, one region contains:
- the LOC131236621 gene encoding aldehyde dehydrogenase family 3 member H1: MGDKGEEGDRMALMKFDNESAASLVSELRGSFNSGRTRGYEWRAVQLKMMVKLIDNHESEIVEALRSDLSKPEMESFISEISMTKNSCKVSLKELKHWMKPERAKTTLTSFPSSAEIVSEPLGVVLVISAWNYPFLLSLDPVIGAIAAGNAVVLKPSEISPATSSLMARLLPEYLDRSVVRIVEGAVAETTALLEQRWDKIFYTGNGKVGRIVMAAAAKHLTPVVLELGGKSPVVVDSNINLDVAVKRIIAGKWACNNGQACIAPDYVITPKSFAPKLIDAFKHTLEKFYGKDPLESKDLSRIVNSNHFSRLAKLLDDEKVAGKIVHGGQRDEKRPTIAPTILLDVPQDSLIMNEEIFGPLLPIITVDKVEDSFNVINSKSKPLAAYLFTKNKQLEKDFVNAVSAGGMLINDTCIHLALHTLPFGGVGESGMGSYHGKFSFDAFSHKKAVLHRGFGGEASARYPPYTPKKQRLLRALLNGDIIGLILALIGWPRV; encoded by the exons ATGGGAGATAAAGGAGAGGAAGGAGATCGAATGGCGCTGATGAAGTTCGACAACGAGAGCGCTGCTTCTCTCGTATCAGAGCTCCGCGGGAGCTTCAATTCAGGTAGGACGCGGGGCTACGAATGGAGAGCCGTACAGCTGAAGATGATGGTGAAGCTGATCGACAACCATGAGTCGGAGATCGTTGAGGCCCTTCGATCAGACCTCTCCAAGCCTGAAATGGAATCTTTCATTtctgag ATATCCATGACAAAGAACTCATGTAAGGTGTCACTCAAGGAATTGAAACATTGGATGAAACCGGAACGG GCTAAAACTACATTGACAAGTTTCCCTTCATCAGCAGAAATTGTATCAGAACCACTAGGCGTTGTCTTGGTCATTTCAGCCTGGAACTATCCCTTCT TGTTATCTCTTGATCCAGTCATCGGAGCTATTGCAGCTGGCAATGCTGTGGTCTTAAAACCATCTGAAATTTCACCAGCTACATCCTCATTAATGGCAAGATTATTACCAGAATATCTAGACAGATCTGTCGTACGAATTGTAGAGGGGGCTGTTGCTGAAACAACTGCGCTGCTGGAGCAGCGCTGGGACAAAATATTCTATACAG GTAATGGAAAAGTGGGACGCATTGTGATGGCTGCAGCTGCAAAGCACCTTACACCAGTTGTCTTGGAGCTTGGAGGAAAATCTCCTGTTGTTGTTGATTCGAACATCAATTTGGAT GTTGCAGTAAAGCGAATTATTGCAGGTAAGTGGGCATGCAATAATGGACAAGCTTGCATTGCCCCCGATTACGTCATAACACCGAAATCATTTGCTCCAAAACTG ATTGATGCTTTCAAACATACATTGGAGAAATTCTATGGGAAGGATCCGTTGGAATCAAAAGACTTGTCTCGCATTGTAAATTCCAACCATTTCTcgcgcttagcaaagctcttggaTGACGAAAAGGTTGCTGGTAAGATTGTCCATGGAGGCCAACGGGATGAAAAGCGACC AACTATTGCCCCGACGATCTTACTGGATGTTCCACAAGACTCCTTAATAATGAATGAAGAAATATTTGGCCCTTTACTTCCTATCATTACG GTTGACAAGGTGGAAGATAGTTTCAATGTTATAAACTCGAAATCGAAGCCTCTTGCTGCATATCTCTTCACCAAGAACAAGCAGCTCGAGAAGGATTTTGTGAATGCGGTCTCTGCAGGGGGGATGCTCATCAACGACACCTGCATACAT CTTGCATTACACACATTGCCTTTTGGGGGAGTTGGAGAAAGTGGAATGGGATCTTACCACGGTAAATTCTCGTTCGATGCGTTTAGTCACAAGAAGGCTGTCTTGCACCGCGGCTTTGGAGGAGAAGCTTCCGCCAGGTATCCGCCTTACACACCCAAGAAACAAAGGTTGCTGAGGGCCCTGCTCAATGGTGATATCATAGGCCTAATTCTGGCTTTGATTGGATGGCCTAGAGTCTAA